A single Chiloscyllium punctatum isolate Juve2018m chromosome 26, sChiPun1.3, whole genome shotgun sequence DNA region contains:
- the rrad gene encoding GTP-binding protein RAD — protein sequence MTLNKTDRSRALERRRGSTPLHAHRRSMPVDERELCASLQAGTLSNLVRCTSYNPGQASQASHSSESLSSSGSDSDSSLYKVVLLGEHRVGKSSLARIFGGLEESEPQETEGRGDTFDRSMVVDGEEANLLLFDISEQDDTNWIREHCMKLGDAYIIVYSVTDRASFEKASELRIQLRRARQAEDIPIILVGNKSDLVRSREVSVEEGRSCAVVFNCKFIETSAALHHNVRDLFEGIIRQIRLRRDSKEANERRLASAKRRESIGQRAKRFLSRIAARNNKKMAFKQKSKSCHDLSVL from the exons ATGACTCTAAACAAGACGGACAGGAGCCGGGCACTGGAACGGAGACGGGGCAGTACCCCTCTACATGCCCACCGCCGGAGTATGCCAGTGGATGAGCGAGAGCTGTGTGCCTCTCTGCAAGCAGGCACCTTGTCTAACCTGGTCCGCTGTACCTCCTACAACCCGGGCCAGGCATCCCAGGCGTCCCACTCCTCTGAATCCCTCAGCTCCAGCGGCAGCGACTCCGACAGCAGCCTGTACAAGGTGGTGCTGCTGGGCGAACACCGAGTGGGCAAGAGCAGCCTGGCAAGGATATTCGGGGGGCTGGAGGAAAGCGAGCCCCAGGAGACCGAAGGAagag GAGACACGTTCGACAGATCGATGGTGGTGGATGGTGAAGAAGCAAACCTTTTGTTGTTTGATATCTCGGAGCAG GATGACACCAACTGGATCCGTGAGCACTGTATGAAGCTGGGAGATGCCTACATCATCGTGTATTCAGTGACAGACCGAGCCAGCTTTGAGAAGGCCTCAGAACTGAGGATCCAGCTGAGGAGGGCGAGACAGGCAGAGGACATCCCAATTATCCTGGTCGGGAACAAAAGTGACTTGGTTCGGTCCAGAGAGGTGTCTGTGGAAG AGGGGCGATCCTGTGCTGTGGTTTTCAACTGCAAATTCATCGAGACCTCAGCTGCTCTCCACCACAACGTCCGGGATCTCTTTGAGGGTATCATCCGGCAGATTCGGCTGCGCAGGGACAGCAAGGAAGCCAACGAGAGGCGGCTGGCGAGTGCCAAGAGGCGGGAGAGTATCGGGCAGAGGGCCAAACGATTCCTCAGCCGCATTGCAGCCAGAAACAACAAGAAGATGGCCTTCAAACAGAAGTCCAAGTCCTGCCATGATCTGTCTGTCCTCTGA